A single genomic interval of uncultured Desulfobacter sp. harbors:
- a CDS encoding AAA family ATPase, with amino-acid sequence MITQIYMDAVASFKHATSLETDKKINLVYGLNGTGKSTISNFLYEPTESAFLHCKKTRDQSIPILVYNQKFIRDNFFVADNLKGIFSLSKENKAAEQKIAEATKKQAELEQSLQSKRAAKEQATQEFATQKQRATEEVWSIKKTYAGGDRVLEYCLEGLKGQKEKLFAHLQGLSKPANEPERGVQTLRKEVETLKGDDTQPQQRLGMLLFQAHAVETNQLLGTSILGNTDSEVAALIEGLGNADWVNQGLAYLPDGIGDSEVQCPFCQESTITTKFIENVKSYFDTSYQNQINELVGLQKNYHTAIEALPEIGQFTGHPFALERKSVFSTKYQLLVAAMRKNIEELEKKVKNPKTVISLSDTKVMVAEFNEEVASINQTIDEYNTKLQNREAEIAKLKEEFWFLMRWQYDQTISRFEQDRQATSQKLKGIDTEIGNTNADLTKVKKEITEAQKQTVNVDAAVDSINAGLLDIGIDNFSVQKHSERLYRVVRADESEDTFHSLSEGEKMMISFLYFCELCKGKSSTEDTHAKRIVVIDDPISSLSHVFIFNIGQLIRSVFFRGDRFCQVIVLTHSLYFFYELTDPNHDRREKTQKLFRLSKPSSGSVIQEMKYEEIQNDYQAYWSLVNDQSQPPALIANCMRNIVEYFFNFVRKKDLNNVFQMPELQDNKFQAFCRYINRESHSLGQNIIDMKEFDYAIFREGLRLVFEKSGYPEHFKAMAKC; translated from the coding sequence GTGATTACTCAGATATATATGGATGCGGTTGCGAGCTTCAAGCATGCGACGTCACTTGAAACCGACAAAAAGATCAATCTGGTTTATGGCCTCAACGGTACCGGTAAATCGACGATATCAAACTTCCTTTATGAGCCAACCGAATCTGCATTTTTACATTGCAAAAAAACGCGAGATCAATCTATCCCGATCCTTGTCTATAACCAGAAGTTTATACGCGACAATTTCTTCGTTGCAGACAATCTGAAAGGAATTTTCAGCCTGTCGAAGGAAAATAAGGCCGCTGAACAGAAGATCGCTGAAGCAACAAAAAAACAAGCGGAGTTAGAACAATCTCTGCAATCAAAGCGGGCCGCTAAAGAACAGGCAACTCAAGAATTTGCCACGCAAAAACAACGAGCTACAGAAGAAGTCTGGAGCATAAAAAAGACCTATGCTGGTGGAGATCGGGTTCTTGAGTATTGTCTCGAGGGTTTGAAGGGCCAAAAGGAGAAGCTGTTCGCTCACCTGCAAGGTCTCTCGAAACCTGCGAATGAGCCAGAAAGGGGCGTGCAGACACTTCGCAAAGAAGTAGAAACGCTCAAGGGCGATGATACTCAGCCCCAACAGCGTTTGGGTATGCTGTTATTCCAAGCTCATGCAGTCGAGACAAATCAGCTTCTTGGCACATCCATACTCGGCAACACCGATAGCGAAGTTGCTGCCCTGATAGAGGGATTAGGGAATGCGGATTGGGTCAATCAGGGGCTTGCGTACCTGCCTGATGGCATAGGTGATTCTGAAGTGCAATGCCCCTTCTGTCAAGAATCAACTATTACTACCAAGTTTATTGAGAATGTGAAGTCTTATTTCGATACGAGCTATCAAAATCAGATAAATGAGCTGGTCGGACTACAAAAGAATTATCATACCGCCATCGAAGCCCTACCAGAGATTGGTCAATTTACTGGCCATCCATTTGCATTGGAACGTAAAAGCGTATTTTCTACCAAGTATCAATTACTTGTTGCTGCTATGCGCAAAAATATTGAAGAACTCGAAAAGAAAGTCAAAAATCCGAAGACCGTAATTTCATTGTCCGATACAAAAGTAATGGTTGCGGAATTCAATGAAGAAGTCGCCTCGATAAATCAGACAATAGACGAATACAATACCAAATTGCAGAATCGCGAAGCTGAAATCGCTAAGTTGAAAGAAGAATTTTGGTTCCTTATGCGATGGCAGTACGACCAAACGATATCGAGATTTGAACAAGACCGACAAGCCACTAGCCAGAAGCTCAAAGGCATTGATACCGAGATCGGTAACACCAACGCCGATCTAACGAAGGTAAAGAAGGAGATCACAGAAGCACAAAAGCAGACGGTGAATGTAGATGCTGCTGTAGACTCAATTAACGCTGGCTTGTTGGACATAGGCATAGACAACTTCAGCGTGCAAAAACATTCGGAAAGACTCTATCGGGTAGTACGCGCCGATGAGTCCGAGGATACGTTCCACTCGCTCAGCGAGGGCGAGAAAATGATGATCAGCTTCTTATACTTTTGTGAACTTTGCAAGGGGAAATCAAGCACTGAGGACACTCATGCAAAGCGCATTGTTGTGATAGATGATCCCATCTCCAGCCTGTCTCATGTCTTCATCTTCAATATTGGACAATTGATTCGCTCAGTGTTCTTTAGAGGGGATCGCTTCTGTCAGGTAATTGTCTTGACGCATAGCCTCTATTTTTTCTATGAACTTACAGACCCTAACCACGATCGCAGAGAGAAGACACAGAAGCTATTTAGGCTTTCAAAACCTTCCTCCGGTAGCGTAATACAAGAGATGAAGTATGAAGAAATTCAAAATGATTACCAGGCGTATTGGTCATTGGTAAATGATCAAAGTCAACCTCCCGCTCTTATCGCAAATTGCATGCGCAATATAGTCGAGTACTTTTTTAACTTTGTACGCAAGAAGGATCTGAACAATGTTTTTCAAATGCCCGAGCTTCAAGACAACAAATTTCAGGCATTCTGTCGATATATCAATAGAGAGTCGCACTCTCTTGGTCAGAACATTATTGATATGAAAGAGTTCGACTATGCCATCTTTAGAGAAGGATTGAGGCTTGTCTTTGAAAAATCGGGATATCCAGAGCACTTTAAGGCTATGGCTAAATGTTAG